A stretch of the Filimonas lacunae genome encodes the following:
- a CDS encoding class I SAM-dependent methyltransferase — protein MPMKGWYKEWFSSPYYHLLYNNRNDNEALDFIKKLIAHVQPAPGSKMLDVACGRGRHSKILAEMGFDVTGIDISGDSIEVAKESEDEHLHFYQHDMRQPSWINYFDFAFNFFTSFGYFRTRREHDAAFRTIAQSLNANGTFVIDYLNVHYTEDHLVKIENKKIEDTIFHISRWQDTDHFFKQIQIEQNGHLLKHLYTEKVAKFSLGDFTDMLAYQGMQVQEVFGDYQLGHYDVRKSPRMIITATKAKK, from the coding sequence ATGCCGATGAAAGGATGGTACAAAGAATGGTTTAGTTCGCCTTATTATCACCTGTTATATAATAACAGGAATGATAATGAAGCCCTGGATTTTATAAAAAAGCTGATAGCCCATGTGCAACCAGCCCCCGGCAGTAAAATGCTGGATGTGGCCTGTGGCAGGGGCAGACACAGCAAAATATTGGCAGAAATGGGCTTTGATGTTACCGGAATTGACATTTCGGGCGATAGCATAGAAGTGGCCAAAGAAAGTGAAGACGAACATCTGCACTTTTATCAGCACGATATGCGCCAGCCTTCGTGGATCAACTATTTTGATTTTGCCTTTAACTTCTTCACCAGTTTTGGCTATTTCAGAACCAGGCGCGAGCATGATGCCGCTTTTCGCACTATTGCACAAAGCCTGAACGCCAATGGCACTTTTGTAATTGACTACCTGAACGTGCATTACACAGAAGACCACCTGGTGAAAATAGAGAACAAGAAAATTGAAGACACGATATTTCATATATCCCGCTGGCAGGATACTGACCACTTCTTTAAACAGATACAGATAGAACAGAATGGTCATTTGCTCAAGCACCTGTATACAGAAAAAGTAGCCAAGTTTTCGCTGGGCGACTTTACCGATATGCTGGCCTACCAGGGCATGCAGGTACAGGAAGTGTTTGGCGACTACCAGCTGGGACATTACGATGTGCGTAAATCGCCGCGGATGATTATTACTGCTACCAAAGCGAAGAAATAA
- a CDS encoding LTA synthase family protein: MENLKIPRYIRWIGNTGIFFLLLMTLARIVLVYVFRTPSQKDTELIDAYLMGMRYDLRIVSIGCLVLFLIGSIPPLHPLRKKWGKRIAFWLWGVFATILAVFYIVDFGNYAYLSQRLSATLLNYAEDTNISLKMAWQTYHLGWTILGLVLIIIVLLAFVRVLYNRALQQPGPYKAKRSVAWGILFFLLLGLGIFGRIGQYPLRWSDAFALRGGDFAANVALNPFQSFFSTLNFRHATFDAKKVKAGYSWMSSYLGVDKPDSNTLNYQRTEHADSLLTGKPNVVLVICESFSLYKSSMSGNPLNTTPFFNGLCQQGVFFNHCFTPTYGTAKGVWATITGVPDVQLFKTASRNPAAVDQHSIMNDFNGYEKFYFLGGSASWANLRGLLTNNLPELHLYEQDDYEAKKVDVWGISDKNLFLEANKVLKQQQKPFFAIVQTADNHRPYTIPAEDMQEFKKESVPLDSLKKYGFGSVDEYNAFRYTDFSYRKFIEAAQKEPYFRNTIFVFIGDHGIPGDASAILPKAFTDQGLTFENVPLLFYAPALIKPETHSSIASQIDVMPTIAGLCNISYTNTAQGRNLLDRQRLATDSGRSNCAFIIDTEKKRLGIVKGDYFYSYGMDNSSPEQISNIRNNDNAPIADSIRKQYRMMTDAFYETSRYLLLNNKKLENRK, translated from the coding sequence ATGGAAAATCTTAAAATACCCCGGTATATCCGTTGGATCGGAAATACGGGCATATTCTTTTTGTTACTAATGACATTGGCGCGTATTGTTTTGGTGTATGTATTCAGAACACCTTCTCAAAAAGATACGGAGCTGATTGATGCTTATCTCATGGGCATGCGTTACGATTTGCGCATTGTGTCCATAGGCTGCCTGGTATTGTTTTTAATCGGGTCAATTCCCCCGTTACACCCCCTGCGCAAAAAATGGGGCAAGCGCATCGCCTTCTGGCTATGGGGCGTTTTTGCTACCATTTTAGCCGTTTTCTATATTGTAGATTTTGGCAACTATGCCTACCTGTCGCAACGTTTAAGTGCTACCTTGCTTAACTATGCAGAGGATACCAATATTTCCCTGAAAATGGCCTGGCAAACCTACCATCTTGGTTGGACCATCCTGGGCCTTGTTCTTATTATAATAGTATTGCTGGCTTTTGTAAGGGTGTTGTATAACCGTGCATTACAACAGCCAGGTCCATATAAAGCCAAACGTAGCGTAGCCTGGGGCATTTTGTTTTTCCTGTTACTGGGTTTAGGCATCTTTGGCCGTATAGGACAGTATCCATTGCGCTGGAGCGATGCCTTTGCTTTACGCGGGGGCGATTTTGCCGCTAACGTGGCATTAAACCCATTCCAAAGCTTTTTTAGCACGCTTAACTTCCGTCATGCCACCTTCGATGCCAAAAAAGTAAAGGCAGGGTATAGCTGGATGAGCAGCTATTTAGGGGTAGATAAACCAGATAGCAACACGCTCAATTATCAACGTACCGAGCATGCCGATAGCCTGTTAACAGGTAAACCTAACGTGGTGCTGGTGATATGCGAATCGTTTAGCCTGTATAAAAGTTCTATGTCGGGCAATCCGTTAAATACCACACCTTTCTTCAACGGCCTTTGCCAGCAGGGTGTGTTTTTTAACCATTGTTTTACGCCTACTTATGGTACTGCTAAAGGAGTGTGGGCTACCATTACCGGTGTGCCCGATGTGCAGCTGTTTAAAACTGCCAGCCGTAACCCGGCAGCAGTAGATCAGCACAGCATCATGAACGACTTTAATGGTTACGAGAAGTTTTACTTTTTAGGCGGTAGCGCCAGCTGGGCCAACCTGCGTGGGTTGCTTACCAACAACCTGCCCGAGCTGCATTTGTACGAGCAGGATGACTATGAAGCTAAGAAAGTGGATGTATGGGGTATCAGCGATAAAAACCTGTTCCTCGAAGCCAATAAAGTGCTGAAACAACAGCAGAAGCCATTCTTTGCTATTGTACAAACAGCCGATAATCACCGTCCTTATACTATTCCGGCAGAAGACATGCAGGAGTTTAAAAAGGAATCGGTGCCTTTAGATTCCCTGAAAAAATATGGATTTGGCAGTGTGGATGAATACAATGCCTTCCGTTATACCGATTTCAGCTACCGTAAGTTTATAGAAGCTGCACAGAAAGAGCCTTATTTCAGAAACACCATTTTCGTGTTTATTGGCGATCATGGTATTCCCGGCGATGCTTCGGCTATATTACCCAAAGCGTTTACCGACCAGGGGCTTACATTTGAAAATGTGCCTTTGTTGTTTTATGCTCCGGCCTTGATAAAACCCGAAACACATAGTTCTATTGCTTCACAGATTGATGTAATGCCTACTATTGCGGGACTGTGTAATATCAGTTATACCAACACGGCACAAGGACGTAACCTGCTGGACAGGCAACGACTGGCTACAGATTCAGGCCGCAGTAACTGTGCCTTTATCATTGATACCGAGAAGAAGCGCCTGGGCATTGTGAAGGGGGATTACTTTTACAGCTATGGTATGGATAACAGCAGCCCTGAACAGATCAGCAATATCCGTAACAACGATAATGCCCCTATAGCCGATTCCATTCGCAAACAATACCGCATGATGACGGATGCGTTTTACGAAACCTCCCGTTATTTGTTACTGAACAATAAAAAGCTGGAAAACAGGAAGTAG
- a CDS encoding phosphatase PAP2 family protein, producing the protein MILLEAGISFWIKLLAYLNLGDTWLFLKINNEWTSAFLDNIFPWWRDSNTWFPLYLFLLLLVLYNFGWKSWPWIVGVIVTVAVTDQVSSTLLKNWINRPRPCNDVFLRDYVRLLLGRCPGSGSFTSSHATNHFGVACFIYFTMRPWFGKWGYLLFFWAATVSYGQVYIGVHYPLDIIGGAILGSFIGYQLAKVFNRRLAPLVFKEQ; encoded by the coding sequence ATGATATTGTTAGAAGCCGGCATCAGTTTTTGGATAAAATTATTGGCCTATTTAAACCTGGGAGATACCTGGTTGTTTCTCAAAATCAACAATGAGTGGACGAGTGCTTTCCTTGACAATATTTTTCCCTGGTGGCGCGATTCCAACACCTGGTTTCCTTTGTACCTGTTTCTTCTTTTGCTGGTATTGTACAATTTTGGCTGGAAAAGCTGGCCGTGGATTGTTGGGGTGATTGTAACCGTAGCGGTGACCGACCAGGTAAGCAGCACCCTGCTTAAAAACTGGATTAACCGCCCCCGCCCCTGCAACGATGTATTTTTGCGCGATTATGTGCGTTTGCTGCTGGGCCGCTGCCCCGGAAGTGGCAGTTTTACCTCTTCACATGCCACCAACCATTTTGGCGTAGCCTGTTTTATCTACTTTACCATGCGCCCCTGGTTTGGCAAATGGGGATACCTCCTGTTTTTTTGGGCGGCAACAGTTAGCTACGGGCAGGTATATATAGGCGTTCACTATCCACTGGATATTATTGGTGGTGCTATACTAGGTAGCTTTATTGGCTACCAGCTGGCAAAAGTGTTTAACCGGCGTTTGGCACCTCTTGTTTTTAAAGAACAATAA
- a CDS encoding COG1361 family protein — MKKFITILLTCFVLCSAGAVHAQQVGLTLTPQGTQPYATGSSFQVFANYNYSNITGNIEVVITYNPTIVSFCGSASFPYPYVSNSVNATTQTITYTFPAASGNNQTGVIMMCFSFLCPQTCTGTAINSAINGSINAPSSTVLANAPPAGISSIVNNTWTGQHTFFSFIQSSYEVTFRIIVYGSSCFQINNPSFVVNPSIGTLVSASNATISGNTITPVISSFYTGSYVYYYTVKIPCSTPAGTVITSSAVLKGTNCGVTNSTIYTLPSASYTLPVVVASNPSAQLSAVSNSGYLYNTITNNGNTPLNLQLTNTYPAVKVNSVYFSSTTQSAGVTANVTYYDCSNSPSTTYPLLPGSSNNTPPLYVTKATIAINNLLPGHTAYFYTFYDLSNSCSGVPNQSTYTFISNLTFDCNTSNLSQVCYNCTPGTGTIHDTAVYVLKPNINCISQSALTGCFNPGDTVNICLRFMNTGETALNSGALQYNLPAFLTFLPGSETFTGFSSNPVYQSSTNAKWNLPTIPTGNATYDICFKATVNSNAPYGSYNMNYNVTGTNYSSGNLGCPYVINICALPRAEVEKAVKGNLDATFSSTGNGYPGSTAIYQITVKNTGNTPIGNIVLIDRMPFVGDATIMTCTPRNSQFSLFPTAALTIPGATVTYSSVSNIATGWPTVATSCANTGSFSGSFQPNSIKISLTNPIPAGGSYTFTFPVTVPTNATPGQQACNTIGMICDLVANNNSTSVMNPVESNNVCLTVQQQEVPPPPCTPCKEVLKSVSASLGQLQADTTHQVQQATIQVTTSKALQELRISVADINYTWESKGCSNCNTPVIGRGCLFPQSSTQTIGGLVWDNYANATLPPNASGNQCLEELVWKLGTQAPAGSYQIPVLLTLPVPTVPECCRLRINAICFRVTFKDKDCNTCDTVICVSTNTTPGTGGTDSVDCCKESHFTGNSISWKTIATPIPNPDISLSQASKAIIVPSLANSMQITCNETYTLYVNTSYVFNSTFQCASPDCTKKIVLRITGPGGNFIQTLTGSGIPYTFTQAGTYYITYAAYCGDKLCATCRYTLNIKKKGLTAEPATPIGTTIYK; from the coding sequence ATGAAAAAGTTTATCACCATACTACTCACCTGCTTTGTTCTTTGCAGTGCAGGTGCAGTACATGCACAACAGGTAGGGTTAACCCTTACCCCGCAAGGCACGCAGCCTTATGCTACCGGCAGTAGCTTCCAGGTATTTGCCAACTACAACTATAGTAATATCACGGGTAATATTGAAGTGGTTATCACCTATAACCCCACTATAGTATCCTTTTGTGGCAGTGCGTCTTTTCCTTACCCTTACGTAAGCAACAGTGTTAATGCCACTACACAAACCATTACCTATACCTTTCCGGCCGCATCCGGCAATAACCAAACAGGTGTTATTATGATGTGCTTTAGCTTCCTGTGTCCGCAAACCTGCACCGGCACAGCTATCAACAGCGCTATCAATGGCAGTATAAATGCACCTTCCAGCACCGTTTTGGCCAATGCCCCTCCGGCAGGCATATCTTCTATTGTAAATAACACCTGGACCGGACAACACACTTTTTTCAGTTTCATACAAAGCAGTTATGAAGTTACTTTCCGCATTATTGTATATGGCAGCAGCTGCTTTCAAATTAACAACCCTTCTTTTGTAGTAAACCCCTCTATAGGCACACTGGTAAGCGCCAGCAACGCTACTATCAGCGGCAATACTATAACACCTGTTATTTCCAGCTTTTATACCGGCAGTTATGTGTATTACTATACAGTTAAAATACCCTGTAGCACCCCGGCAGGCACCGTAATTACCAGCTCTGCCGTATTAAAAGGCACCAATTGCGGCGTAACCAATTCCACTATATACACCCTGCCATCGGCCAGTTACACATTGCCTGTAGTAGTAGCTTCTAACCCCAGCGCGCAATTATCTGCCGTTAGCAATTCAGGGTATCTTTACAACACCATAACTAATAACGGCAACACGCCGCTTAACCTTCAACTCACTAATACCTATCCAGCTGTTAAAGTCAATTCCGTATATTTTTCCAGCACTACGCAATCGGCTGGTGTTACCGCCAATGTAACCTATTACGATTGTAGTAATTCGCCATCCACTACTTACCCGCTGTTACCTGGCAGCTCTAACAACACGCCACCACTATATGTAACTAAAGCAACCATAGCTATCAACAACCTGTTGCCAGGGCATACCGCTTACTTCTATACCTTTTACGACCTTAGCAACTCCTGCTCCGGTGTTCCTAATCAAAGCACCTATACCTTTATTTCTAATTTAACCTTTGACTGTAACACCAGCAATCTTAGCCAGGTATGTTACAATTGCACACCCGGAACAGGCACCATACACGATACAGCTGTGTATGTGTTAAAGCCTAACATTAACTGTATCTCACAATCTGCCCTTACCGGATGTTTTAATCCCGGCGATACCGTTAACATCTGCCTGCGTTTTATGAATACCGGGGAAACTGCGCTGAACAGCGGGGCGCTGCAATATAACCTGCCTGCCTTCCTCACCTTCCTGCCCGGCTCTGAAACCTTTACGGGCTTTAGCAGCAACCCTGTTTATCAAAGCAGCACCAATGCCAAATGGAACCTGCCTACTATTCCAACAGGTAATGCCACTTACGACATTTGCTTTAAGGCAACCGTAAACAGCAATGCACCATATGGCAGTTACAATATGAACTATAATGTTACAGGCACTAATTATAGTAGCGGCAATCTTGGCTGCCCCTATGTCATTAACATTTGCGCCCTGCCCCGTGCAGAGGTGGAAAAAGCGGTAAAAGGCAACCTGGACGCCACTTTCAGTTCCACAGGTAATGGCTACCCAGGCAGCACTGCCATTTACCAGATTACCGTAAAGAACACCGGTAATACCCCTATCGGGAATATTGTATTGATTGACAGGATGCCGTTTGTGGGGGATGCCACTATTATGACCTGCACGCCGCGCAATAGCCAGTTTTCCCTGTTTCCAACAGCAGCATTGACCATACCGGGTGCTACCGTCACTTATTCCTCTGTATCCAATATAGCTACCGGATGGCCCACTGTAGCTACTTCCTGTGCCAATACCGGTAGTTTCTCCGGAAGCTTTCAGCCGAATAGTATTAAAATAAGCCTTACCAATCCTATTCCGGCAGGCGGCAGTTACACCTTTACTTTTCCTGTAACAGTGCCAACCAATGCCACACCCGGACAGCAAGCCTGTAACACTATTGGTATGATATGCGATCTTGTTGCCAACAACAACAGCACCTCTGTCATGAACCCGGTGGAAAGCAACAATGTATGTTTAACCGTACAGCAGCAGGAAGTACCTCCACCACCTTGTACACCTTGTAAAGAAGTATTGAAAAGTGTTTCTGCTTCGCTGGGTCAGTTGCAGGCAGACACCACCCACCAGGTACAGCAAGCTACCATACAGGTTACTACCAGCAAAGCCCTGCAGGAATTACGGATTAGCGTAGCGGACATCAATTACACCTGGGAAAGTAAAGGATGCAGCAACTGCAACACGCCTGTAATAGGCCGCGGTTGCCTGTTTCCGCAAAGCAGCACGCAAACGATAGGCGGTTTGGTTTGGGACAACTATGCCAATGCCACACTTCCTCCTAACGCATCTGGCAATCAATGCCTGGAAGAACTTGTTTGGAAACTGGGCACCCAGGCGCCTGCCGGCAGCTATCAGATACCTGTACTTTTAACACTGCCTGTGCCTACTGTTCCGGAATGCTGCCGCTTACGCATCAATGCTATCTGTTTCCGTGTTACGTTTAAGGATAAAGATTGTAATACCTGCGATACCGTTATTTGTGTAAGCACCAATACCACACCCGGTACCGGCGGCACCGATTCGGTTGATTGCTGTAAAGAAAGCCATTTTACCGGCAACAGTATATCGTGGAAAACAATTGCCACCCCTATCCCCAACCCGGATATATCGTTATCACAAGCCAGCAAAGCTATCATCGTTCCATCACTGGCTAACAGTATGCAGATTACCTGTAACGAAACCTATACCCTGTATGTAAATACCAGCTATGTGTTCAATTCCACCTTCCAGTGCGCTTCGCCCGATTGCACTAAAAAGATAGTGCTACGCATCACCGGCCCTGGCGGTAATTTTATACAAACACTCACCGGTAGCGGCATACCTTATACGTTTACACAGGCAGGCACTTATTACATTACCTATGCAGCTTACTGCGGTGATAAATTATGTGCCACCTGCCGGTACACACTTAACATTAAAAAGAAAGGATTAACAGCTGAACCAGCAACGCCTATTGGCACCACCATTTATAAATAA
- a CDS encoding RDD family protein has protein sequence MKPGKVLLLTAAVIIGFVMAYATDMLEGYHNLKVITAMISPISPGYSIQWFTENFKSEHKYDHYVTSVIYLLLLLMGWLTYWFTSTKETRLLQMAFAVVLINAILNILVITLAFGKAMLVTWPIAVGVLVGRCMWVWFSYKALQAIRSWNTSHTIQQPADTVMAATTIDRIIHMVIDVFVICFMLTSFNLVFFRDAFMVPLYYFYYKEPSAYQALSMFYNYKQVIPFVFFTGLRILYYLFFEYAFAITPGKIITDAYVLQQKGGNISFLQACIRTIARFMPGNFITVLDNGLHDHWSKSKVVKHKKDKRSYIWLLMVVAIMVVGIAAGKKLVAILYKQEIAINAEQIKKLKYAGIQQELKLFDTSCYLYVQPLQEQDYDAYSFYKVITIGPDSILFHAYKPNEFDSAGEYKNIIVNKQAFENCLSSFEEWKKGIPLSDPAKKHIIESVHNTNGPLLSPLRVMTSRYKPDWLTISLVLEHWQHEKIRMFLLEGQVADDSKAFSEDRLTPYGKNQRFSIDFKRNDNGVFKSYFVFTTDDGREYKFLVTNIARPNFTGGYTQINRMYP, from the coding sequence TTGAAACCTGGAAAAGTATTGTTACTAACTGCTGCCGTAATCATTGGCTTTGTAATGGCATACGCTACAGATATGCTGGAAGGATATCATAACCTTAAAGTGATTACAGCCATGATCAGCCCTATTAGTCCAGGCTATTCTATCCAATGGTTCACAGAAAACTTTAAAAGCGAACACAAGTACGACCACTACGTTACCAGCGTTATTTACCTGTTATTGTTGCTGATGGGCTGGCTGACTTATTGGTTTACGTCAACAAAAGAAACCAGGCTGCTACAGATGGCTTTTGCAGTTGTATTGATAAATGCAATACTCAACATCCTTGTAATAACACTGGCGTTTGGCAAAGCGATGCTAGTTACATGGCCCATTGCTGTAGGGGTACTTGTAGGAAGGTGTATGTGGGTATGGTTCAGCTATAAAGCTTTACAAGCTATACGTTCATGGAATACCTCCCATACCATACAACAACCGGCTGATACAGTGATGGCAGCTACAACTATAGATAGAATAATACACATGGTGATAGATGTATTTGTTATCTGTTTTATGCTAACATCTTTCAACCTGGTATTTTTCAGAGATGCCTTTATGGTACCCCTTTACTACTTCTATTACAAGGAGCCATCTGCTTATCAGGCGCTTTCCATGTTTTATAACTATAAGCAAGTCATCCCATTTGTGTTTTTCACTGGTTTGAGAATACTCTATTACCTGTTTTTTGAATATGCTTTTGCTATCACACCCGGAAAAATCATCACCGATGCTTATGTTCTACAACAAAAAGGGGGAAACATTTCGTTTTTGCAAGCTTGTATACGAACCATTGCCCGGTTTATGCCTGGTAATTTCATTACTGTTTTAGATAATGGCCTGCATGATCATTGGAGTAAAAGCAAGGTTGTAAAACATAAAAAAGATAAACGTTCCTATATATGGCTACTGATGGTAGTGGCAATAATGGTAGTTGGGATTGCTGCAGGCAAAAAACTGGTGGCGATATTGTATAAACAGGAAATTGCTATTAATGCAGAACAAATAAAAAAACTGAAATATGCTGGTATTCAACAAGAGTTAAAGCTGTTTGATACCAGTTGTTACCTGTATGTGCAACCTTTACAGGAACAGGATTATGATGCTTATTCTTTTTATAAAGTAATAACAATAGGGCCTGATAGCATACTGTTTCATGCTTACAAACCAAATGAGTTTGACAGCGCAGGTGAGTATAAAAACATTATAGTAAATAAGCAGGCTTTTGAAAACTGCTTGTCCAGTTTTGAAGAGTGGAAAAAGGGTATTCCTCTTTCCGATCCGGCCAAGAAGCATATCATAGAATCAGTTCACAATACCAATGGGCCGTTGTTATCCCCTCTTAGAGTGATGACAAGCCGGTATAAACCAGACTGGTTAACAATAAGCCTGGTATTGGAGCATTGGCAACATGAAAAAATAAGGATGTTTCTGTTGGAAGGACAGGTAGCGGACGATAGCAAAGCCTTTTCTGAGGACAGGTTAACGCCATATGGAAAAAATCAACGGTTTAGCATAGATTTTAAGCGAAACGATAACGGCGTATTTAAGAGTTATTTTGTTTTCACCACTGACGATGGACGTGAATACAAATTCCTGGTTACCAATATTGCCAGACCCAATTTCACAGGTGGATACACCCAGATAAACCGTATGTATCCCTAA